A DNA window from Nitrospira sp. contains the following coding sequences:
- a CDS encoding Cell shape-determining protein MreC (MaGe:77309048), with product MRMANFRSSYGARRLALGVLFAILLGFFLLPQQLQALFQEIGGPVGWALSWPIRLVASVQDGIGETWSHYVALQDVEDENQQLRKELELLQGQNSQLREAASATDRLTALLEFKAQALPTMIAAQVIGRDAGNWHRTILLNKGSADGIQADMGVVTSVGVVGRVVKTTMATAVVLLVSDPNNAIAGLIQRTRDEGIVEGTTPGLARLKYIPLLSNVRAGDRVVTSGLVGGFPRGLAIGTITTIGKEEGALFQSAELRPEVDVNRVEEVLVIQSPYIPGEDGKSDEPLPKAKL from the coding sequence ATGCGGATGGCCAACTTTCGTTCATCATACGGCGCGCGGCGTCTTGCCCTCGGAGTCTTGTTCGCGATCCTCCTCGGTTTCTTCTTGCTTCCGCAGCAGCTGCAGGCTCTTTTCCAAGAGATCGGCGGCCCGGTTGGGTGGGCGCTCAGCTGGCCGATCCGTCTGGTGGCCTCGGTGCAAGACGGCATCGGGGAGACCTGGAGCCATTACGTGGCGTTGCAGGATGTGGAAGATGAAAACCAACAGTTGCGGAAAGAGCTGGAACTACTGCAGGGGCAAAACAGCCAGCTGCGCGAGGCCGCGTCGGCGACAGACCGGTTGACGGCCTTGCTTGAATTCAAGGCGCAGGCTCTCCCGACGATGATCGCGGCGCAGGTCATTGGTCGCGACGCGGGCAATTGGCATCGGACGATTCTCTTAAACAAGGGGAGTGCCGACGGGATTCAGGCGGACATGGGAGTTGTGACGTCTGTCGGCGTAGTCGGGCGAGTGGTGAAAACGACGATGGCGACGGCGGTCGTGCTGTTGGTGTCCGATCCCAATAATGCCATTGCGGGGCTGATTCAACGCACGCGCGATGAGGGGATTGTCGAGGGGACGACGCCGGGTTTGGCGCGGCTCAAATATATTCCCTTGCTGTCGAATGTGCGCGCCGGTGATCGCGTCGTGACCTCGGGGCTCGTCGGGGGCTTTCCGCGCGGGCTCGCCATCGGCACCATTACCACTATCGGCAAAGAAGAAGGCGCGCTGTTTCAATCGGCGGAATTACGCCCGGAAGTCGATGTGAATCGGGTCGAAGAAGTGTTGGTTATTCAGTCTCCCTATATTCCCGGTGAGGACGGCAAGAGCGATGAGCCTCTTCCGAAAGCCAAGCTGTGA
- a CDS encoding hypothetical protein (Evidence 5 : Unknown function; MaGe:77309041) encodes MKTVAIEKPDNLRIRTAYSLPPRFAASAKLRTNLIKIDVSPLPDSVFAVDVRLVGDDNEFIVRY; translated from the coding sequence ATGAAGACTGTGGCTATCGAGAAGCCGGATAATCTCCGCATCAGGACTGCCTATTCACTCCCGCCCAGGTTTGCCGCTTCGGCGAAACTGAGAACCAACCTCATTAAGATCGACGTTTCGCCTCTGCCAGACAGTGTTTTCGCTGTTGACGTCCGCCTGGTCGGAGACGATAATGAGTTCATCGTGCGGTATTGA
- a CDS encoding Rossmann fold nucleotide-binding protein Smf (possibly involved in DNA uptake; MaGe:77309043), with protein sequence MDSTQLTPWLLLQSIDGVGDRTLLKLVQACGSPARALAASLEDLMRAGCSADLAEVIRRGPPAHVRHVIDRQVQLVERLGIQVIALTDPSYPKRLRMIHDPPPLLYCTGALHEQDGMAVAIVGGRSASPAGRASTEEIAEALARNGWTVVSGLARGIDAAAHRGALAGQGRTIAVLGCGADQTYPPEHDRLRAQIEEHGAVLTELPLGAPPQSHHFPRRNRIISGLSVGVLVAEAAMNSGSLITAKLALEQGREVFALPGSVKEACCRGSNGLIKAGAKLVDCAADIMEELLPQVEPALRAHATVGAMTAPMRAGEGLGADEQRIVEMLSHDAQSVDAVIERTGLSAAQVSAAMLALELRGYVRQLPGPHYVRR encoded by the coding sequence ATGGATTCCACTCAACTGACGCCATGGCTCCTCCTTCAATCGATCGACGGAGTCGGTGACCGCACCCTCCTGAAATTGGTCCAGGCCTGCGGTTCTCCGGCACGCGCGTTGGCGGCGTCGCTGGAAGATCTGATGCGAGCCGGGTGCAGTGCCGACCTTGCCGAGGTTATCCGCCGGGGGCCGCCGGCCCACGTTCGGCATGTGATTGATCGGCAGGTACAACTGGTTGAACGGCTCGGCATTCAGGTCATCGCGCTGACTGATCCTTCGTATCCGAAACGGCTCAGGATGATTCACGATCCGCCGCCGTTGTTGTATTGCACTGGCGCGCTTCATGAGCAAGACGGCATGGCGGTGGCGATTGTCGGCGGGCGATCGGCCTCTCCGGCGGGACGGGCCAGCACGGAAGAGATCGCTGAAGCGCTCGCTCGAAACGGATGGACCGTCGTCAGCGGACTGGCGCGTGGAATCGATGCGGCCGCGCACCGCGGCGCGCTCGCGGGGCAGGGTCGCACGATTGCGGTGCTTGGCTGCGGAGCGGATCAGACCTATCCGCCGGAGCATGACCGGCTGCGCGCGCAGATCGAGGAGCATGGCGCGGTGCTGACGGAGCTTCCGCTGGGCGCGCCGCCGCAGAGCCATCATTTTCCACGGCGCAACCGGATTATCAGCGGCCTGTCGGTCGGCGTGCTCGTAGCGGAGGCGGCGATGAACAGTGGATCGCTCATTACGGCCAAGCTGGCATTGGAGCAAGGGCGCGAGGTCTTTGCCCTTCCAGGTTCCGTCAAAGAAGCCTGCTGTCGCGGATCGAATGGGTTGATCAAAGCCGGCGCAAAATTAGTCGACTGTGCGGCGGATATAATGGAAGAGCTGTTGCCGCAAGTCGAACCGGCTCTTCGTGCCCATGCAACGGTGGGAGCGATGACGGCGCCCATGCGCGCAGGCGAAGGATTGGGGGCGGATGAACAGCGCATTGTCGAGATGCTGTCGCATGACGCGCAGTCGGTCGATGCGGTGATCGAGCGGACGGGGCTCAGTGCCGCACAGGTTTCGGCGGCGATGCTGGCGCTGGAGCTTCGCGGGTATGTGCGGCAGCTGCCAGGCCCGCACTATGTGCGCCGCTGA
- a CDS encoding RDD domain-containing protein (MaGe:77309050) — translation MIGVGSAAKLIEGAVYPKAHVLNRFIAKLIDVFIVVAADEVAPPVGFLSGLAYILIADGFAGGRSIGKRLVGLQTMRLDVREAAGFRESIIRNLPFGAAQLLFAVPYVGWIGSVALLAFESVLIVGNEQGRRLGDEVARTQVLDAGQLAVPD, via the coding sequence TTGATAGGGGTGGGGTCTGCCGCGAAGCTCATCGAAGGGGCCGTCTATCCCAAGGCCCATGTACTCAATCGATTTATCGCGAAGTTGATCGATGTGTTCATTGTCGTGGCTGCGGATGAGGTTGCCCCGCCGGTTGGGTTTCTGTCCGGACTCGCCTATATTTTGATCGCGGATGGGTTTGCGGGTGGGAGAAGTATCGGGAAGCGGTTGGTGGGGTTGCAGACCATGCGTCTCGATGTTCGCGAGGCGGCTGGGTTTCGGGAATCGATTATCCGGAATTTGCCATTCGGCGCAGCCCAATTGCTGTTTGCGGTGCCGTATGTCGGGTGGATCGGATCCGTGGCCCTGTTGGCCTTTGAAAGTGTCTTAATTGTAGGCAATGAGCAGGGACGACGCCTTGGCGACGAGGTGGCGCGTACCCAGGTTTTGGACGCAGGGCAGCTGGCGGTGCCCGACTAA
- a CDS encoding ECF transporter S component (MaGe:77309047) — MKIIVYVCAVAVLVAAQITLLPYISVWGVKPDIGLVMVCLVGLLAGELEGLLVGLFVGWAMSLFSAADLAASMVAKGTVGFLAGLAGRQVAQVTPLLMIGGLVVASTLASLMTMWSLKPNDQQDSWWMIRTIVMPQACFDAVVGGLCYWVIWSRVNLDRLVEGREV; from the coding sequence GTGAAGATAATCGTGTATGTCTGCGCGGTCGCTGTCTTAGTGGCGGCGCAGATCACCCTGCTTCCATATATCAGCGTGTGGGGCGTCAAACCGGATATCGGGCTTGTGATGGTCTGCCTGGTCGGCCTTCTGGCCGGTGAGTTGGAAGGGTTGCTGGTTGGGTTGTTTGTCGGGTGGGCCATGAGTTTGTTTTCCGCCGCCGATCTGGCTGCAAGCATGGTGGCCAAGGGAACAGTGGGATTTCTTGCCGGGCTGGCCGGCCGCCAGGTGGCGCAGGTTACCCCCTTGCTGATGATAGGCGGCCTGGTTGTCGCGTCAACTCTCGCAAGCCTGATGACGATGTGGTCGCTCAAGCCGAACGATCAGCAAGATAGCTGGTGGATGATTCGGACGATCGTGATGCCGCAAGCCTGTTTCGATGCGGTGGTCGGAGGCCTGTGCTATTGGGTGATCTGGAGCCGGGTGAATCTTGACCGGCTGGTAGAGGGGCGAGAGGTCTAG
- a CDS encoding Penicillin-binding protein 2 (MaGe:77309046) — MAISGTHESELGELQRRLMLLRVGLLLVVGLLAVRLWHLQIREGPYYRDLSENNRTRSVLLEPARGLIYDRHGVLLANNVPSFSLYVTLEDVKDREGLVQKLADLLGLDPVMIRKKLAVRGSKMLPKKVKDRLTLRDATVIESHRLDLPGVMIQVESQRNYPGGMAAAHLLGYVGEISPEQLEKPEFADLHQGSIVGQYGVEKSFDRHVRGQAGQKSVEVDALGHEKRTVSVDKPLAGNDLYLTIDITLQKVAEELLGEESGAIVALDPTSGDILAMASRPGFDPNVLSRELTSKQWVEIVQDERRPLNNRASQGQYPPGSTFKVPMAVAALESNTMSPSSSVLCTGGYQFGKRVYHDWKATGHGSVDLHKALVQSCDVYFYTIGQRMGIDIMAEYAKDFGLGRETGIELPSERVGSIPSMAWKLKVKKEAWLPGETISAAIGQGYVTVTPLQMASMIGTVANDGVSYRPRLVQAIMDRTTGNLQELPAVARGKAHAKPETFRIIKEALAAVVTEGTATRAKSSIVTIGGKTGTAQVAALGKEKKAEKDIPKKFRDHAWFVAFAPVESPKIAVAVLAEHMGHGGSAAAPLAKEVIETYMKLRAQELAVVPQS; from the coding sequence GTGGCGATCAGTGGGACCCATGAGTCTGAACTCGGAGAGTTGCAGCGGCGGCTGATGTTGCTGCGTGTGGGGTTGCTCCTGGTCGTCGGACTCCTGGCAGTGCGATTGTGGCATCTGCAGATTCGCGAAGGGCCGTACTACCGCGACCTCTCGGAGAATAATCGCACCAGATCGGTATTGTTGGAGCCGGCCAGAGGGTTGATCTATGATCGTCACGGGGTCTTGCTGGCGAACAACGTGCCGAGCTTTAGCCTCTATGTCACGCTGGAAGATGTCAAGGATCGAGAGGGGCTGGTTCAGAAGCTGGCGGACTTGCTTGGACTCGACCCGGTCATGATCCGGAAAAAACTGGCGGTGCGAGGCAGTAAGATGCTGCCGAAAAAAGTCAAGGATCGGTTGACCCTGCGCGATGCCACGGTGATTGAATCCCATCGTCTGGATCTTCCGGGCGTCATGATTCAAGTCGAGTCGCAACGGAACTATCCCGGCGGCATGGCCGCGGCGCACCTCCTTGGGTATGTCGGAGAAATTTCCCCTGAACAGCTCGAAAAACCGGAGTTTGCGGATCTCCATCAGGGCAGTATTGTCGGGCAGTATGGAGTGGAGAAATCGTTCGACCGCCATGTGCGCGGCCAGGCTGGGCAAAAAAGCGTCGAGGTGGATGCCTTGGGGCATGAGAAGCGAACAGTGTCGGTGGATAAGCCGCTTGCCGGAAACGATCTCTATCTCACTATCGATATTACGCTGCAAAAGGTTGCGGAGGAATTGCTGGGAGAAGAGTCCGGCGCGATTGTCGCCTTGGATCCGACGAGCGGCGACATTCTGGCGATGGCAAGCCGTCCTGGTTTCGATCCAAACGTCCTGTCACGGGAACTCACGTCCAAGCAGTGGGTGGAGATTGTCCAGGATGAGCGGCGCCCGCTCAATAACCGCGCGTCGCAAGGGCAATATCCTCCTGGATCCACGTTCAAAGTGCCGATGGCCGTTGCGGCCTTGGAATCCAATACCATGTCGCCGTCGAGTTCCGTGCTCTGCACAGGCGGCTACCAATTCGGCAAACGGGTCTATCACGATTGGAAGGCGACCGGCCATGGGTCTGTCGATCTTCACAAGGCGCTGGTCCAGTCCTGCGATGTGTATTTTTACACCATTGGGCAACGGATGGGGATCGATATCATGGCGGAGTATGCCAAGGACTTCGGTCTTGGGCGCGAGACCGGCATCGAACTGCCTTCCGAGCGGGTGGGGTCGATTCCATCCATGGCCTGGAAGCTGAAAGTGAAAAAAGAAGCCTGGCTGCCGGGCGAGACGATTTCCGCCGCGATTGGGCAGGGCTATGTGACGGTGACGCCGTTGCAAATGGCCAGTATGATCGGCACCGTGGCCAATGACGGGGTCAGTTATCGTCCGCGTTTGGTGCAAGCCATCATGGATCGCACTACCGGGAATTTGCAAGAATTGCCGGCTGTGGCACGGGGGAAGGCCCATGCCAAGCCGGAAACCTTTCGGATCATTAAAGAGGCGTTGGCAGCGGTGGTTACGGAAGGGACGGCGACGCGCGCGAAGTCCTCGATCGTGACAATCGGAGGGAAAACCGGGACAGCGCAAGTCGCGGCTCTGGGAAAAGAGAAGAAGGCGGAGAAAGACATTCCCAAGAAGTTTCGCGACCATGCCTGGTTCGTCGCCTTCGCCCCGGTGGAGTCCCCAAAGATTGCGGTAGCCGTGCTGGCCGAGCATATGGGGCATGGTGGGTCGGCGGCGGCGCCACTTGCCAAAGAAGTGATCGAGACTTATATGAAACTGCGCGCGCAGGAGTTGGCGGTTGTCCCGCAATCGTAG
- a CDS encoding DNA topoisomerase 1 (MaGe:77309042): protein MAKSLIIVESPTKARTITKYLGRGYTVMASVGHIKDLPTSKLGVDLEHDFEPQYVTIKGKAKVLADIKKKAEAADKIFLAPDPDREGEAIAWHLEQELLGKSKKKKDGKIFRVLFNEITKTAVKRALESPGEIDMNLVNAQQARRILDRIVGYQGSQLLWNKVRRGLSMGRVQSVAMRLICEREAEREAFRTEEYWSISALLSGVNPPSFEAKLQSINGESATIENGEQAARVVESVQGKDFVVESIERREKKRNPVAPFITSRLQQEASRKLHFSPKKTMTLAQQLYEGMEIGAEGTTGLITYMRTDSPRISNEAMTEAREVIQARFGSDYLPSTPNIYKTSKAAQEAHEAVRPTSAARDPESIRQYLDQDQYNLYKLIWNRFIASQMVPAILDVTRIDSTPVGTQQKYIFRSTGTVVKFPGHTIVYMEGVDKELPTEKPKADQEVDDDNDRQLPALSEGEQLRLVQQEGESVLGLTSKQHFTQPPPRYNEALLIKELEEKGIGRPSTYAAIISTIQDRKYVEKTEGRLVPTETGKTVHDYLMKGFPELINVDFTSHLEEQLDEVEEGNKPWVTAVRDFYTPFTKELELAKTIPGPKDTVEPPTDIPCEKCGKMMEIKWGRNGKFLACPAYKADPPCKNTQNFQKLEDGTIKIVPKIELTTDQKCDKCGSAMVVKTGRFGKFIACSAYPECKTTKPLALGVKCPQPDCGGDLVQKRTKKGRSFFACSNYPKCEFALWDRPINKACPTCHAPFLIEKVSKQAGRSVQCRNEDCGYREAG from the coding sequence ATGGCGAAATCGCTGATCATCGTTGAGTCGCCCACGAAGGCGAGGACGATTACGAAATATCTAGGCCGTGGGTATACCGTGATGGCGTCGGTCGGCCATATCAAGGATCTTCCGACGAGCAAGTTGGGCGTCGATCTCGAGCATGATTTTGAGCCGCAGTATGTGACGATCAAGGGCAAGGCCAAGGTTCTTGCCGATATCAAGAAGAAAGCCGAAGCAGCCGACAAGATTTTCCTGGCGCCGGACCCTGACCGCGAAGGGGAGGCGATTGCCTGGCATTTGGAGCAGGAGTTGCTTGGCAAATCTAAAAAGAAGAAGGACGGAAAGATTTTCCGGGTGTTGTTCAACGAGATCACCAAGACGGCGGTGAAGCGCGCGTTGGAATCGCCAGGCGAGATCGATATGAATTTGGTTAATGCGCAGCAGGCCCGGCGGATTTTGGATCGCATCGTCGGATATCAAGGCAGTCAGTTGTTGTGGAATAAAGTGCGGCGCGGGCTCAGCATGGGGCGCGTCCAGTCGGTCGCGATGCGCTTGATTTGCGAGCGCGAAGCCGAGCGTGAAGCCTTCAGGACCGAAGAATACTGGTCGATCAGTGCGCTATTGTCCGGGGTCAATCCGCCGTCGTTTGAAGCCAAGCTTCAGAGCATCAACGGCGAATCCGCCACGATTGAGAATGGCGAGCAGGCCGCCCGCGTGGTCGAGAGCGTCCAGGGGAAGGACTTTGTTGTGGAGTCCATCGAACGCCGCGAAAAGAAGCGGAACCCTGTTGCGCCGTTCATCACTAGCCGCCTTCAGCAGGAAGCGTCCCGGAAGCTGCACTTCTCGCCCAAGAAAACGATGACCCTGGCGCAGCAGCTCTATGAAGGGATGGAAATCGGCGCTGAAGGGACGACCGGTCTCATTACCTATATGAGAACCGATTCACCTCGCATCTCGAATGAGGCGATGACGGAGGCGCGCGAAGTTATCCAGGCTAGGTTTGGGTCGGACTATCTTCCGTCGACGCCTAATATTTACAAGACCTCGAAGGCCGCGCAGGAGGCGCATGAAGCGGTCAGGCCGACGTCGGCGGCGCGCGATCCGGAATCGATCCGCCAGTACCTCGATCAGGACCAGTACAATCTGTATAAGTTGATTTGGAACCGGTTCATTGCGTCGCAAATGGTGCCGGCGATCCTCGATGTCACCCGAATCGACTCGACCCCGGTCGGCACGCAGCAGAAGTATATCTTCCGTTCCACCGGAACGGTCGTCAAGTTTCCTGGGCACACGATTGTGTATATGGAAGGTGTCGATAAGGAGTTGCCCACCGAAAAGCCGAAAGCCGATCAGGAGGTGGACGACGATAATGATCGCCAGCTCCCGGCACTGTCCGAAGGGGAACAACTGCGCCTTGTTCAGCAGGAGGGGGAATCAGTCCTCGGCCTGACCTCGAAGCAGCACTTCACTCAACCGCCCCCCAGGTATAACGAAGCGCTGTTGATCAAGGAGCTGGAAGAAAAAGGCATTGGGCGTCCCTCGACCTATGCGGCGATTATCTCCACGATCCAAGATCGCAAGTATGTCGAGAAGACCGAGGGCCGGCTGGTGCCGACGGAGACGGGCAAGACGGTGCACGACTACTTGATGAAGGGATTTCCAGAACTGATCAATGTCGATTTCACGTCGCATCTCGAAGAGCAGCTCGATGAAGTGGAAGAGGGGAATAAGCCCTGGGTGACGGCGGTCAGGGATTTCTATACGCCGTTTACAAAAGAGCTGGAATTGGCGAAGACGATTCCTGGTCCGAAAGATACGGTCGAGCCGCCGACGGACATTCCCTGCGAAAAGTGCGGAAAGATGATGGAGATCAAGTGGGGCAGGAACGGAAAGTTTCTCGCCTGTCCGGCCTACAAGGCGGATCCGCCTTGCAAGAATACGCAGAACTTTCAGAAGCTCGAAGACGGCACGATCAAGATTGTGCCGAAAATCGAACTGACCACCGACCAGAAGTGCGACAAGTGCGGGAGTGCAATGGTGGTGAAGACGGGCCGGTTCGGCAAATTCATCGCCTGCTCGGCCTATCCGGAATGCAAGACGACGAAACCGCTGGCGCTCGGGGTGAAGTGCCCGCAACCGGATTGCGGCGGCGATCTCGTCCAGAAGCGCACGAAGAAGGGGCGGTCGTTCTTTGCGTGCAGCAACTACCCAAAGTGCGAGTTCGCGCTGTGGGATCGTCCCATCAATAAGGCCTGCCCGACATGTCACGCACCGTTCCTCATTGAAAAAGTGAGCAAGCAAGCCGGACGAAGTGTGCAATGCCGCAATGAAGACTGTGGCTATCGAGAAGCCGGATAA
- a CDS encoding S-adenosylmethionine:tRNA ribosyltransferase-isomerase (MaGe:77309052) produces the protein MNLSEFDFPFDPTLIASEPVLPRHAARLLCLDSRTGGLSHRQVSDLPELLAPGDLLVVNNTKVLAARLSGRKQPAGTVVDVLFVKDCGGAVWEVMLKGNFRVGQSILFDGDASATVVQRDENGTKIRVASQVPVTDFLRVYGRMPLPPYIKRSAQPEDAVWYQTCFADREGAIAAPTAGLHFTPELMGRLRDRGVETTAVTLHVGPGTFKPVVVERIEDHQMGEEWFEVSAKTVAAVRKTKSSGGRVVAVGTTAVRALESAAQQAGGLQAAVGESRLFITPGYRFKVVDALMTNFHLPRTTLLMLVSARAGVETMRNAYTEAVEQRYRFYSYGDAMLIL, from the coding sequence ATGAATCTCTCTGAATTCGATTTTCCGTTCGATCCTACTCTGATCGCTTCCGAGCCCGTATTGCCGCGTCATGCCGCGCGTTTGCTCTGTCTCGATTCACGGACGGGAGGCTTGTCGCATCGACAGGTATCCGATCTCCCGGAGCTGTTGGCGCCAGGGGATTTGCTCGTGGTGAACAATACGAAGGTCTTAGCGGCTCGCCTGTCCGGACGCAAACAGCCGGCGGGCACGGTTGTGGATGTACTGTTCGTCAAGGATTGTGGCGGTGCGGTCTGGGAGGTCATGCTCAAAGGGAATTTTCGCGTGGGGCAGTCGATCTTGTTTGACGGAGATGCCAGCGCGACAGTCGTGCAGCGCGATGAGAACGGCACGAAAATTCGCGTGGCGAGTCAGGTTCCTGTTACCGACTTCTTGCGTGTCTATGGGCGCATGCCGCTTCCGCCGTACATCAAGCGATCGGCGCAGCCGGAAGACGCGGTTTGGTATCAAACCTGTTTTGCGGACCGGGAGGGTGCGATTGCCGCTCCGACAGCCGGCCTGCACTTTACGCCCGAGCTTATGGGCCGTTTGCGTGATCGGGGAGTGGAGACAACCGCGGTGACGCTTCATGTGGGGCCAGGGACATTTAAGCCGGTGGTGGTGGAGCGCATCGAAGATCACCAGATGGGGGAGGAATGGTTTGAGGTGAGTGCGAAGACGGTCGCGGCGGTCCGTAAGACAAAATCTTCCGGAGGGCGGGTTGTTGCGGTGGGAACCACCGCGGTCCGCGCGCTCGAATCAGCCGCACAGCAGGCGGGAGGGCTTCAGGCAGCCGTCGGTGAGAGTCGGCTGTTCATTACGCCGGGGTATCGCTTCAAGGTGGTCGATGCGCTGATGACGAATTTCCACTTGCCCAGGACAACGCTCCTGATGCTCGTTTCTGCGCGAGCCGGCGTGGAAACGATGCGGAACGCTTACACTGAAGCGGTGGAGCAGCGCTATCGTTTTTATAGTTATGGCGATGCGATGCTGATCCTCTGA
- a CDS encoding Peptidyl-prolyl cis-trans isomerase ppiD (MaGe:77309051), giving the protein MIKVIRDASHNYPWLLKSIMGILAIAFIITMGWWGFGDDQGNTVATVGELAVSRDEFRRAYENMYRFYKEKVPGEFKDETIKQFVVEQLVDNRLWLLAAKDMGITVSDGDLRAMILQVPEFQKNGAFDPELYQRLLAANHLTPKVFEEAQAKEILGNKARMFVRDAVALTPSEISEGQALMTRQPDADPTKATAAKDRVLEDMLFQKQQRALVAFQESLKGKIPVKVHRELL; this is encoded by the coding sequence ATGATCAAGGTCATTCGAGACGCATCGCACAACTACCCCTGGCTCTTAAAATCAATCATGGGCATTCTGGCGATTGCCTTCATCATTACCATGGGCTGGTGGGGGTTTGGAGATGATCAAGGCAATACCGTCGCCACGGTCGGCGAACTAGCCGTTTCGCGGGATGAGTTTCGGCGCGCCTACGAAAACATGTATCGCTTCTACAAGGAAAAAGTGCCCGGAGAGTTCAAGGATGAAACGATCAAACAATTTGTCGTTGAACAACTAGTCGACAACCGTCTCTGGCTGCTCGCCGCGAAGGATATGGGCATCACTGTCTCGGACGGAGATTTGCGCGCGATGATCCTCCAGGTTCCCGAGTTCCAGAAAAACGGCGCGTTCGATCCGGAGCTCTATCAACGGCTCCTAGCCGCAAACCACCTCACCCCGAAAGTCTTCGAAGAGGCGCAGGCCAAGGAAATCCTCGGCAATAAAGCACGCATGTTTGTCCGAGATGCGGTGGCCTTAACGCCGTCGGAAATTTCCGAAGGCCAGGCCCTGATGACCAGGCAACCGGACGCCGATCCCACCAAAGCCACCGCGGCAAAGGATCGCGTGCTGGAAGACATGCTCTTCCAAAAGCAACAACGCGCGTTGGTGGCGTTTCAGGAGTCGCTCAAAGGCAAAATCCCCGTCAAAGTTCACCGGGAATTGCTGTAA
- a CDS encoding Bacterioferritin (MaGe:77309040) has product MKAKEGVINILNKVLTADLTAINQYFVHAKMCENWGFDRLQHKVRERSIDEMKDADQIIGHILYLEGVPNVQRMNTVHVGETVPEQFTLDLKAEQEMLALLNEGIVQCVKVGDFTTRHMLEDMAKDVDAHIDWIETQMETVKQVGLENYLAEQIKKDS; this is encoded by the coding sequence ATGAAAGCGAAAGAGGGGGTCATCAATATCTTGAACAAGGTCTTGACCGCCGACCTGACAGCCATCAACCAATATTTTGTCCATGCCAAGATGTGTGAAAATTGGGGGTTCGACCGGCTGCAGCACAAGGTGCGCGAGCGGAGCATCGACGAAATGAAAGATGCCGATCAGATTATCGGGCACATCCTGTATCTGGAAGGCGTGCCGAACGTGCAGCGGATGAATACGGTGCATGTCGGTGAAACCGTGCCGGAGCAGTTCACGCTCGATTTGAAGGCTGAGCAGGAGATGCTGGCGTTGTTGAACGAAGGGATTGTGCAGTGCGTGAAGGTTGGGGATTTCACGACCCGGCATATGCTGGAAGATATGGCCAAAGACGTCGATGCCCATATCGATTGGATCGAAACGCAGATGGAAACCGTCAAGCAGGTCGGGCTTGAGAACTATCTGGCCGAGCAGATCAAGAAAGACAGTTAG